A single window of Anaerocolumna chitinilytica DNA harbors:
- a CDS encoding carbohydrate ABC transporter permease, translating into MKDTDSGYREKQTIGKWKWSNVGFHTFNYGFLAVFTIICLYPILHIVFASVSNPNELMVHQGLLLKPLGFTLNGYKLIFKDNSIFTGFRNTAVYVFLGTFINMMITIMGAYALSRKELLWKTPIMILITITMFFGGGLIPWFLLMKQIGLYNNVLAMLVPTALNTWNMIILRTGFQAIPQELEEAAVMDGAAQAKILLKVILPLSKPVLAVILLYYLVGNWNSWFNAMVLLKDRSLFPLQLLLKEILVTNDSSTATVGSAGGISINSVQGATAYRELVKYCVIVVATAPILVIYPFLQRYFVKGVYVGSIKG; encoded by the coding sequence ATGAAGGATACAGATTCAGGATATAGGGAAAAACAGACCATCGGTAAATGGAAGTGGAGTAATGTTGGCTTTCATACATTTAATTACGGATTCTTAGCGGTGTTTACAATTATATGTTTATACCCGATTCTGCATATAGTATTTGCGTCGGTGAGTAATCCCAATGAACTGATGGTACACCAGGGGCTGCTGCTTAAGCCTCTTGGATTTACTTTAAACGGATATAAACTCATATTTAAGGACAACAGTATTTTCACTGGGTTTCGTAATACGGCAGTGTATGTTTTTTTGGGGACTTTTATTAATATGATGATTACCATAATGGGAGCTTATGCCCTTTCGAGAAAAGAGCTGTTATGGAAAACACCTATTATGATTCTTATTACCATCACCATGTTCTTTGGAGGTGGCTTAATCCCCTGGTTCCTGCTGATGAAACAGATAGGACTCTATAATAATGTACTTGCAATGCTGGTTCCTACAGCCCTGAATACCTGGAATATGATAATACTTCGTACCGGTTTTCAAGCAATACCACAGGAGTTAGAAGAAGCGGCAGTAATGGATGGTGCAGCCCAAGCCAAAATATTGCTTAAGGTCATCCTGCCTCTTTCAAAGCCGGTACTTGCAGTAATTCTTTTGTATTATCTGGTAGGTAACTGGAATTCCTGGTTCAATGCCATGGTATTATTAAAAGACCGAAGTCTGTTTCCGTTACAGCTTTTATTAAAAGAAATATTAGTAACGAATGATTCCTCAACAGCAACGGTAGGAAGCGCAGGAGGAATCTCCATCAATAGTGTCCAGGGAGCCACCGCCTATAGAGAACTGGTAAAATACTGTGTAATTGTAGTTGCTACGGCACCCATATTAGTTATCTATCCTTTCCTGCAGAGATACTTTGTAAAAGGTGTCTATGTAGGTTCAATAAAAGGGTAG
- a CDS encoding nitroreductase family protein, producing MNEFLKVVTERRSANKFIKGVKIPREVFEAIFENLSQAPSCFNLQHAHYYVGESKDIIEKLYQAAYRQYKVTTASAVIIVTGDLDAYKKASDIYESSKALNIIDEEEYENMLSSIFSLYENGGEAFQRDEAIRNASLSAMLFMLLAKDQQWDTCPMIYFDSDKVKEIFDMPENEIPVLMITMGEMDKTSFRVRGYRKPPREYVTYK from the coding sequence ATGAATGAATTTTTAAAGGTAGTAACTGAAAGAAGATCTGCCAATAAATTTATAAAGGGCGTTAAGATACCGAGAGAGGTTTTCGAAGCAATCTTTGAGAATCTATCCCAGGCTCCTTCTTGTTTTAACTTGCAGCATGCACACTATTATGTTGGGGAAAGCAAAGATATTATAGAAAAGCTGTATCAGGCAGCTTACAGACAATACAAAGTAACTACTGCTTCCGCAGTTATTATCGTAACCGGAGATTTAGACGCTTATAAAAAAGCTTCCGATATTTATGAGAGTTCCAAAGCTTTGAATATTATTGATGAAGAAGAATATGAGAATATGCTCTCATCTATCTTTTCCCTGTATGAAAACGGAGGAGAAGCGTTCCAAAGAGATGAGGCTATCCGCAATGCTTCTCTTTCAGCGATGTTGTTTATGCTGCTTGCAAAGGACCAGCAATGGGATACCTGTCCGATGATTTATTTTGACAGTGATAAAGTAAAGGAAATCTTTGATATGCCGGAGAATGAGATTCCTGTACTTATGATTACCATGGGAGAAATGGATAAGACAAGCTTTCGTGTAAGAGGCTATCGAAAGCCTCCCAGAGAATATGTAACTTATAAATAG
- a CDS encoding methyl-accepting chemotaxis protein produces the protein MKTYKMNITKKLILGVSSILILSLLVISVIDYAISLHEIDRSNDIILKNSIETSMYEIKKNYSYAKGDAALMNEEQAKQASLSTINEFVTGVAADADNSDTDGTSSATLKAGGESSVISLGNNGYFFITDSKGNIVYHPFLKDNIYNLKSKDGRNIIQDVIKLAQSGGGSLHYSLTNKDSSVSESRTVYTEYFPEWDWVVTAVIYDSDLLRGPSRILYTNAISLGIILVISLSIIVIFARRITSPIIKIAASLGRVSEGDLTVDKIYVKANDETKLLSESVNHLIDRFHDMVMSITQSVGSLSSFAAELRSSYNLAAEANSAITASIGQIASASDVQVKEIYNGVSEMDALGDHIHQTADRSRNALSTADQTLLLKDSGLASVNALKAASLENNESSRELETVIGSMNRQAQEIGTIVTVIAQIAEQTNLLALNASIEAARVGEQGKGFAVVASEIRSLATGTAEAVDNISKMVFEVQHLSENAESYVKKNALSAENISNTVSHTENAFHQIAEELQKLGSDIKYIASSNNLINQKKDSMAALLKDFSKETEEVSSSIEEITSSSDQHTQVMENISDSVAMLHDMSESLAKMVSVFTV, from the coding sequence ATGAAAACCTATAAGATGAATATAACCAAAAAATTGATACTGGGCGTATCGAGTATACTGATTTTATCTCTTTTAGTAATTTCTGTTATTGATTATGCAATCTCACTTCATGAGATTGACCGCTCCAATGATATTATATTAAAAAATTCTATTGAAACATCCATGTATGAAATCAAAAAGAATTATAGCTATGCCAAGGGAGACGCTGCCTTAATGAACGAGGAGCAGGCAAAGCAGGCATCCCTCTCCACCATAAATGAATTTGTTACAGGTGTAGCAGCCGATGCCGACAATTCCGACACCGATGGAACCTCCAGCGCCACACTCAAGGCAGGCGGAGAGAGTTCGGTTATAAGCCTGGGAAATAACGGATACTTCTTTATTACTGATTCCAAGGGCAACATTGTATATCATCCATTTTTGAAAGACAATATCTATAATTTAAAATCCAAGGACGGACGTAATATCATTCAGGATGTTATCAAATTAGCTCAAAGCGGCGGCGGCAGCCTGCATTATTCTCTTACAAACAAGGATAGTTCAGTATCTGAGAGCAGAACCGTATATACAGAATATTTCCCTGAATGGGATTGGGTCGTAACTGCTGTTATTTACGATTCCGACCTTCTTAGAGGTCCTTCCCGTATACTTTATACCAATGCCATTTCCTTAGGTATTATTCTTGTTATTTCACTATCTATTATTGTTATCTTTGCAAGAAGAATTACTTCTCCTATCATAAAAATAGCTGCTTCTCTGGGACGTGTTTCAGAAGGTGATTTAACTGTTGATAAGATTTATGTCAAAGCCAATGATGAGACCAAACTTCTGAGCGAGTCCGTCAATCACTTAATAGACCGTTTTCATGACATGGTTATGTCCATTACCCAGTCCGTTGGCAGTCTAAGCAGTTTTGCAGCAGAACTGCGTTCTTCCTATAATCTAGCCGCCGAAGCAAATAGCGCTATTACTGCTTCTATCGGGCAGATAGCCAGTGCCAGCGACGTACAGGTTAAGGAAATATATAACGGGGTATCTGAAATGGACGCTCTCGGTGACCACATCCACCAAACGGCAGATAGAAGCAGAAATGCCTTATCAACCGCAGATCAGACACTGCTGTTAAAGGATAGCGGTCTAGCTTCTGTCAATGCTTTAAAAGCAGCAAGCCTTGAAAACAATGAGTCTTCAAGAGAACTGGAAACTGTGATAGGCAGTATGAATAGGCAGGCACAGGAAATCGGCACTATCGTAACTGTAATCGCCCAGATAGCGGAACAAACAAACTTACTTGCACTTAATGCCAGCATTGAAGCTGCCAGAGTAGGTGAACAGGGCAAAGGATTTGCCGTGGTTGCCAGTGAAATTCGAAGCCTGGCTACAGGAACAGCTGAGGCAGTGGATAATATCAGTAAAATGGTTTTCGAAGTGCAGCATCTTTCAGAAAATGCAGAGTCTTATGTAAAGAAAAATGCTCTAAGTGCAGAAAACATAAGCAATACTGTTTCTCACACAGAGAATGCTTTCCACCAGATTGCAGAAGAATTGCAGAAATTGGGTTCAGATATTAAATATATTGCTTCATCAAATAATTTAATCAATCAGAAAAAAGACAGTATGGCTGCTTTATTAAAAGATTTCTCTAAAGAGACAGAAGAAGTATCAAGCTCTATTGAGGAAATCACCTCTTCTTCCGATCAGCACACACAGGTTATGGAGAATATCTCTGACAGTGTTGCTATGCTGCATGATATGTCTGAGAGCCTTGCAAAGATGGTTTCTGTGTTTACTGTTTAG
- a CDS encoding ABC transporter permease has translation MKRNKCFIILSVFLLISLFFTWYTLKKASFYRDAYAGIGIRIKPGAGITEDDLLKALQQEETENAGQIPSVTAWVTKEAKIQNTFLNRKAKVTAVITAGDMRHTIPSSLIEGGYVYQDDYNGCIIDTRTAYSLFGSLNVIGNQLSYNNRSYYIRGIVKSNLPLIMIQGFQKSQVYNNLEFNYKNNDRAEALASAFLQKYGLAVKYTSIDESFYARAVSALLVLPIWLFYAFIAFYFFRLFMRSRREFKPAVFLGLTGILILTVLGFGHLLFQYGGSPFYLPEKIIPTKWSDFDYWVRLGKTIKQQIFQMDYLTPNPKDILLKKGLSNLWLHCLVSVLIYLHLLNALTSCLKNTKGCS, from the coding sequence ATGAAACGGAATAAATGCTTTATCATTCTATCTGTCTTTCTGCTTATATCACTCTTTTTCACGTGGTATACCTTGAAAAAAGCCTCTTTTTACAGAGATGCTTATGCTGGCATTGGTATCCGGATTAAACCCGGTGCCGGTATAACGGAAGATGACCTGTTAAAAGCTCTTCAACAGGAAGAAACAGAAAATGCAGGGCAGATTCCCTCTGTTACTGCCTGGGTGACAAAGGAGGCGAAGATTCAAAATACTTTTCTAAACAGAAAAGCAAAGGTAACGGCAGTTATTACGGCGGGAGATATGAGACACACGATACCTTCTTCCTTAATAGAAGGGGGGTACGTTTACCAGGATGATTATAACGGCTGTATTATTGATACAAGGACCGCATATTCTCTCTTTGGATCTCTTAATGTTATTGGAAATCAACTATCCTATAACAATAGAAGTTATTACATCCGGGGTATTGTAAAATCCAATCTTCCTTTGATTATGATACAGGGTTTTCAGAAATCACAAGTCTATAATAATCTGGAATTTAACTATAAAAACAATGACAGGGCGGAAGCATTAGCCTCCGCCTTCCTTCAGAAATATGGTCTTGCAGTAAAATATACCAGTATTGACGAAAGCTTCTACGCCCGGGCTGTCTCTGCACTTCTGGTACTTCCTATCTGGCTTTTCTATGCCTTTATCGCCTTTTATTTCTTCAGGTTGTTCATGAGAAGCCGCAGGGAGTTTAAACCTGCAGTCTTTCTGGGATTAACCGGTATTCTTATTCTTACGGTATTAGGTTTTGGGCACCTTCTCTTTCAGTATGGAGGAAGCCCCTTTTATCTGCCTGAAAAAATAATACCAACAAAATGGTCCGACTTTGATTACTGGGTACGGCTGGGAAAAACAATCAAACAGCAGATCTTCCAAATGGATTATCTGACACCAAACCCCAAAGATATTCTGCTAAAAAAAGGGCTTTCAAATCTATGGCTTCACTGCCTTGTTTCAGTGTTAATCTACCTGCACCTATTGAATGCCCTGACCAGCTGCCTAAAGAATACGAAGGGCTGCAGCTAA
- a CDS encoding GNAT family N-acetyltransferase, translating into MMKQENVLIEKGNINDLDELETLYNELNDALAAGINYPGWLRGVYPVRENAEEGLKEDCLYVARCNGKIAGTIKLSHKPEEAYHTVSWKSEDDYERIVVVHTLAVHPKFRGCGIGKALMDFSIDHCKKAGLRSIRLDVYEKNMPAIKLYESSGFEYIATVDLGYGEYGLDWFKLYERLL; encoded by the coding sequence ATGATGAAACAAGAGAATGTCTTAATAGAAAAAGGAAATATAAATGACCTGGATGAGCTTGAGACACTATATAATGAATTAAATGATGCGCTGGCTGCCGGAATAAATTATCCGGGATGGTTAAGAGGCGTCTACCCGGTGAGAGAAAATGCAGAAGAAGGATTAAAAGAAGACTGCCTCTATGTGGCAAGATGTAATGGTAAAATTGCCGGTACAATCAAATTAAGCCACAAGCCGGAAGAAGCCTATCATACTGTCTCCTGGAAGAGTGAGGATGATTACGAAAGGATTGTCGTGGTGCATACTTTGGCGGTTCATCCTAAGTTCAGGGGGTGTGGGATAGGAAAAGCGTTAATGGATTTTTCTATTGACCATTGCAAAAAAGCCGGATTAAGATCAATCAGGCTCGATGTTTATGAGAAGAACATGCCGGCAATAAAACTGTATGAGAGCAGCGGCTTTGAGTATATCGCTACAGTTGACTTAGGTTATGGAGAGTATGGACTGGATTGGTTCAAACTGTACGAAAGGCTGCTTTAG
- a CDS encoding DEAD/DEAH box helicase — protein sequence MSFDSLSVFHPLTAKWFSENLGAPTKVQEGAWPAIAAGNNTLVSAPTGTGKTLSAFLVFLDRLKAQAREGTLKQELQLIYISPLKSLAGDIRENLKKPLNGILTEEIKAGSKNNRPYDLNIAIRTGDTTPNERRTMIKTPPHVLITTPESLYLLLTSKSGQTMLKTAKAVIIDELHALIDTKRGAHMMLSLARLDKLCEKPLQRIGLSATIEPLELAASYLSPEPVSIVAPRMEKAVRIEVTNPLPYGKKGSKDPIWEEIAASLFDYCSGTRSVIAFVEGRRYAEKLAYYMNRLGGDGFARTHHGSLSKEQRQEVEESLRSGNLRLLCATSSMELGIDVGDIDEVFQIGCPRSISSTLQRLGRAGHNPGRVSVMHIFPRAASEGLYCGLTAEVARQGGVEYANPPRLCFDVLAQHLVSMATGEGYKVDEVMEILKRAYPFVQVSKEDVKDILSMLAGDYEHERELPVRPRLLYDRIHEKVEGDAYSRMLAVSAGGTIPDRGLYTVRTESGVKLGELDEEFIFESRVGERFLLGTFAWKIERIDKDSVIVSEASTASARLPFWKGEIKGRGLRTGIAFGKLLKELMESYEDGKLYDRLLKLGLNGPAAKGAEDFLKHQIEVTGVLPDDTTILVEHFRDYNGSSQLMVHSVFGRKINAPFAILAQHAAVKMTGMNMGYCDDEDGFLLFPFGTEDIPERVLQGIDVSSARAVLEAALMATPLFNINFRYNCSRALMMGVKKKGRTPLWLQRIRSADMLDSLVRKENHPLIRETKRECLEDYWDMEGLVHILSGIRSGQIKVIEMHLDMPSPMSLPFRQQTEAAMMYDYAPTTKGVYSAVEDALKQAEMISPAKEELEKVSLRTKLPEDYKQLHTLLMIEGDLIAGELDIPIEWLEILVEREQALYIEPGLWIAKEQEEEYKKVLEEGLDEERLAVIRRLLRYKGPQTMEEVAERYLFELEKTAYLLGELVRKEEAVEDDSLYYHATLYDKARKETIKKRREQIKTLPENRYAALVSEKAFTSGSKEAQLEEAVRQLRNMSFAPALWESHLLPGRVSDYREELLDKFLSQGNCFWRLKEKEGLSFHSFEDIDWDAHPDIDISLLSEKEKLIYETLLTRGASFMQRFRDLLGGESPFEVLLNMAGKGIVCTDSFFPVRWWLNQEKLQKATVRQRVGIHAKAMTTGRWELVRPLKKLSKEDELERLFDRNIILSRETVSGITWKDALEKLRIGEYTGEYRRGYFVKGLSGVQFIRKEDFEGTMYNMEHPKDEILWLPAIDPANPYGKSLAHEKEKVFMNIPGTYVALKAGQVIAVMERQGRSLRIFDKDEGLALMEIFVKGFHKKRYLPAIKRLIVKEYQEEYAEVLRSCGFIKEMQDYVLYRE from the coding sequence TTGAGCTTTGATTCCCTGTCTGTTTTTCATCCGCTTACCGCTAAATGGTTTTCCGAAAATCTTGGAGCACCCACCAAGGTTCAAGAGGGAGCCTGGCCCGCGATTGCTGCGGGAAACAATACTCTTGTTTCGGCACCTACCGGTACCGGCAAGACATTGTCAGCCTTCCTGGTATTTTTAGACAGACTAAAGGCTCAGGCACGGGAAGGAACCTTAAAGCAGGAGCTGCAGCTTATCTACATTTCACCTTTAAAGTCCCTTGCAGGAGATATCAGGGAGAACTTAAAGAAACCTTTAAATGGTATTCTCACAGAGGAAATTAAGGCAGGCAGTAAGAATAACAGGCCTTATGACTTAAATATAGCCATACGTACGGGAGATACTACCCCTAATGAGCGCAGAACTATGATAAAGACGCCGCCCCATGTCCTGATTACAACACCGGAATCCCTTTATCTGCTGCTGACAAGTAAATCTGGTCAGACAATGCTAAAAACTGCTAAGGCGGTTATTATAGATGAACTTCACGCTCTTATTGATACCAAGCGAGGTGCTCATATGATGCTCTCCCTTGCAAGATTAGATAAGCTTTGTGAAAAACCACTGCAGCGAATCGGACTTTCTGCTACCATAGAACCCCTGGAACTGGCAGCTTCGTACCTTTCGCCGGAACCGGTCTCAATTGTGGCACCGAGGATGGAAAAAGCTGTACGAATCGAAGTTACGAATCCGCTTCCCTATGGAAAGAAAGGGAGTAAAGATCCAATATGGGAGGAAATTGCTGCGTCGCTATTTGATTATTGCTCCGGGACCAGGAGTGTGATAGCCTTCGTGGAAGGACGAAGGTATGCAGAAAAGCTGGCTTATTATATGAATCGTCTTGGCGGAGACGGATTTGCCAGAACCCATCACGGTAGTCTGTCAAAAGAACAGCGGCAGGAAGTGGAAGAATCCTTAAGAAGTGGAAACCTCAGATTATTATGTGCTACCTCATCTATGGAACTTGGCATTGATGTAGGAGATATTGATGAGGTATTTCAGATTGGATGCCCCCGTTCTATTTCCAGTACACTTCAAAGGTTGGGCAGAGCCGGACATAATCCCGGGCGTGTCAGTGTAATGCATATATTCCCCAGAGCTGCCTCCGAAGGGCTTTACTGCGGACTGACAGCAGAAGTGGCAAGGCAGGGCGGGGTGGAATATGCGAATCCGCCCAGGCTATGCTTTGATGTTTTGGCTCAGCACTTGGTATCCATGGCAACGGGGGAGGGCTACAAAGTAGATGAGGTAATGGAAATCTTAAAAAGGGCATATCCTTTTGTTCAAGTGAGTAAGGAAGATGTTAAGGATATTCTTTCTATGTTAGCAGGTGATTACGAACATGAAAGAGAACTCCCTGTCCGCCCGAGGCTGCTCTATGACAGAATCCATGAAAAGGTGGAAGGGGATGCTTACAGCCGGATGCTTGCCGTATCGGCGGGCGGAACGATACCCGACAGAGGTCTTTACACCGTCCGGACAGAAAGTGGTGTAAAACTGGGAGAACTGGATGAAGAATTCATCTTTGAGTCCCGGGTTGGAGAACGTTTTCTTCTTGGCACCTTTGCCTGGAAGATTGAAAGAATTGACAAAGACAGCGTAATTGTTTCAGAAGCAAGCACCGCAAGTGCCAGGCTGCCTTTCTGGAAAGGAGAAATCAAGGGAAGAGGTCTTAGAACCGGAATTGCTTTTGGCAAGTTATTGAAAGAACTGATGGAAAGTTACGAGGATGGAAAACTATATGACAGGCTTTTAAAGCTTGGGTTAAATGGTCCTGCGGCAAAAGGAGCAGAGGACTTCTTAAAGCATCAGATTGAAGTAACGGGAGTGCTGCCGGATGATACCACTATTCTTGTGGAGCATTTCAGAGATTATAACGGAAGCAGTCAGCTTATGGTTCACTCAGTATTCGGGCGAAAGATAAATGCACCTTTCGCAATCCTGGCTCAGCATGCTGCTGTTAAGATGACCGGGATGAATATGGGGTATTGTGACGATGAAGACGGTTTTCTTTTGTTCCCGTTTGGTACCGAAGATATACCGGAGAGGGTATTGCAAGGGATTGATGTTTCATCTGCAAGAGCAGTATTAGAAGCTGCCCTGATGGCAACACCTTTGTTTAACATAAATTTTCGTTATAATTGCAGCAGAGCACTTATGATGGGAGTGAAGAAAAAGGGCAGGACCCCCCTTTGGCTGCAGAGAATCAGAAGTGCCGATATGCTGGACTCTCTTGTAAGAAAGGAAAATCATCCCCTTATCAGGGAAACGAAGCGGGAGTGTCTGGAAGATTACTGGGATATGGAAGGGTTAGTGCATATCCTTTCAGGTATTCGTTCCGGACAAATTAAAGTGATCGAAATGCATCTTGATATGCCTTCTCCCATGTCCCTTCCCTTCAGACAGCAAACGGAAGCTGCCATGATGTATGATTATGCACCAACCACGAAGGGAGTTTACTCGGCTGTAGAAGATGCGCTTAAACAGGCAGAGATGATTTCTCCTGCCAAGGAAGAATTAGAAAAAGTATCCTTAAGAACAAAGCTACCGGAAGATTATAAACAGCTTCATACTCTGCTCATGATTGAAGGTGACCTTATTGCCGGTGAGTTGGATATCCCCATAGAATGGCTGGAAATTCTGGTAGAAAGGGAGCAAGCTCTCTATATAGAACCTGGGCTTTGGATAGCGAAAGAACAGGAAGAAGAATATAAGAAGGTCCTGGAAGAAGGGTTAGATGAAGAAAGACTTGCAGTTATTAGAAGGCTCCTTCGCTACAAAGGGCCTCAGACCATGGAAGAAGTGGCAGAAAGATATCTTTTTGAATTAGAGAAAACAGCTTATTTACTGGGAGAGCTTGTCAGAAAAGAGGAAGCAGTAGAAGATGATAGCTTGTATTATCATGCAACACTTTATGACAAAGCCAGGAAGGAGACCATAAAGAAGCGCAGAGAGCAGATAAAGACCCTGCCGGAGAATCGTTATGCAGCCCTTGTGTCAGAGAAGGCGTTTACTTCCGGCAGCAAGGAGGCACAGCTTGAAGAGGCTGTCAGGCAGTTAAGGAATATGAGCTTTGCTCCTGCATTATGGGAATCACATCTTCTTCCTGGGAGGGTGTCAGATTACAGGGAAGAACTTTTAGATAAATTTCTATCCCAAGGTAATTGCTTTTGGCGACTGAAGGAAAAAGAGGGACTTTCCTTTCATTCCTTTGAGGATATCGATTGGGATGCACATCCCGATATAGATATATCTTTGCTTTCAGAAAAAGAAAAATTAATTTATGAGACTCTCTTAACGAGAGGGGCCAGCTTTATGCAGCGTTTTCGGGATCTTTTGGGGGGAGAATCTCCTTTTGAAGTGCTGCTGAACATGGCTGGCAAGGGAATTGTATGCACTGACAGTTTTTTTCCGGTACGCTGGTGGCTGAATCAGGAGAAATTGCAAAAGGCAACAGTAAGACAGAGGGTGGGCATACATGCCAAGGCAATGACCACGGGGCGCTGGGAGCTTGTAAGGCCGCTAAAGAAGCTTTCAAAAGAAGATGAGTTGGAGCGGCTCTTTGACCGTAATATTATTCTTAGCCGGGAAACCGTATCGGGAATCACCTGGAAAGATGCCCTGGAGAAATTAAGAATAGGTGAATATACAGGAGAGTACAGACGGGGGTATTTTGTAAAGGGCTTATCCGGAGTTCAGTTTATTCGAAAGGAAGACTTTGAAGGAACCATGTATAATATGGAACATCCTAAAGATGAGATTCTATGGCTACCGGCCATTGACCCGGCAAATCCCTACGGGAAGAGCCTGGCTCATGAAAAGGAAAAGGTTTTCATGAATATTCCGGGAACCTATGTCGCACTAAAGGCTGGACAAGTTATTGCGGTAATGGAGCGGCAGGGGAGAAGTCTTAGAATTTTTGATAAAGACGAAGGGCTGGCACTTATGGAAATCTTCGTGAAGGGATTTCATAAGAAGCGATATTTACCGGCCATCAAAAGACTTATCGTCAAAGAGTATCAGGAAGAGTATGCAGAAGTGCTAAGGAGCTGCGGTTTTATCAAAGAAATGCAGGATTATGTATTATACAGGGAATAA
- a CDS encoding ABC transporter permease, with protein MNGRNDRKRKNSLTLDLIRKDFKKNYFAYLLIIPVLAWYIIFCYGPMWGITIAFKNYKPLLGFAASKWVGLKYFEEFFTGPYFFRTIKNTLMLNVWGLAFGFTSPILLALLLNEVRGKVFKKTVQTITYMPHFISLVVIAGMIHIFTQSGGIITQVVDFITGTEHSSLLGYSKMFRPIYTFSGIWQNVGWDSIIYLSAMSSIDPGLYEAAEIDGAGRLRKMWHITLPQIRPTIIILFIFAVGGLMGSSHEKIILLYNSLTYDTADVIASYVYRRGLQEASYSFATAVGLVSAVINFILLWATNKIAKKYSEISIW; from the coding sequence ATGAATGGAAGAAATGATAGGAAAAGGAAAAACAGTTTGACCTTAGACCTGATACGCAAGGACTTCAAAAAGAATTATTTTGCATATCTGCTGATCATACCTGTTTTAGCCTGGTACATAATATTTTGCTATGGACCAATGTGGGGAATAACCATAGCTTTTAAGAATTACAAACCGCTTCTTGGCTTTGCAGCCAGTAAGTGGGTGGGACTTAAGTATTTTGAGGAGTTTTTTACCGGGCCCTATTTCTTTCGCACGATAAAGAATACTCTTATGTTAAATGTATGGGGACTGGCTTTCGGATTTACTTCCCCTATTCTCTTAGCGCTGCTGCTAAATGAAGTACGCGGCAAGGTTTTTAAGAAAACCGTTCAGACGATTACATATATGCCGCATTTCATATCATTAGTAGTTATAGCTGGTATGATTCATATCTTTACCCAGTCCGGCGGAATTATAACTCAGGTGGTAGACTTTATCACAGGGACGGAACACTCCTCGCTGCTTGGTTATTCGAAGATGTTCAGGCCGATTTATACCTTCTCCGGAATCTGGCAGAATGTGGGTTGGGACAGTATTATCTATCTGTCTGCCATGAGCTCTATTGATCCGGGATTATATGAGGCAGCTGAGATAGATGGTGCCGGAAGACTAAGAAAAATGTGGCATATCACGCTGCCGCAGATACGGCCTACCATTATTATTCTATTTATATTTGCTGTGGGCGGCTTAATGGGCTCCAGCCATGAAAAGATTATTTTACTGTATAATTCATTGACCTATGATACTGCAGATGTAATTGCTTCTTATGTATACAGAAGAGGCTTACAGGAAGCAAGCTACAGTTTTGCAACAGCTGTCGGCCTTGTAAGTGCGGTAATAAACTTCATATTACTCTGGGCTACCAATAAGATTGCAAAAAAATACTCGGAAATCAGTATATGGTAG